In Corylus avellana chromosome ca2, CavTom2PMs-1.0, the following proteins share a genomic window:
- the LOC132171547 gene encoding F-box/LRR-repeat protein At3g59190-like isoform X1, producing the protein MEANSLIQKPKKQKLNEEQGIDGNRKCFGNLPEVLLRHILSFLPIKDAVKTSVLSKRWEFLWTSNPNLDFGEHLAGKRMLLMNFVERVLYLRDSSDIKEFVLDFDVQFDASRVQSWITAAVRCNVQILSIHIRDLRGQFSLPRCVFTCETLTSLVLAMPCILKIPPIICFSNLKVLSIKNVTFSDDYTTQQLFSGLQVLEVLYLMECRWGCLKVLKISAPKLHSLTITEANMGKRNEEYCEGLSDCDDHRDFEGCRITIFGANIKCFFYMGEFFNEYRFYNSFSLERAKIDVTQSSDSYCDKRRRQVAYRMLKVLRGLANVKDLRLYQFADGVLTYAPELLPTMPIFKNLKYLELEWGDINSKALLKILQNSPNLEKLKFSEIDECFDYDKDDILLDPMPPCFLSSLEDIEVGNYDGLETELAAVKILLKNAIALDEMVITFKEYNAGNFEMQEKLYKQLIDFPIGSQNCKIILKLAFLEHVLFRKAFNSCFF; encoded by the exons ATGGAGGCAAATTCTCTcattcaaaaacccaaaaagcagAAACTGAATGAAGAACAAGGCATTGATGGGAACAGAAAATGCTTTGGTAACTTACCCGAGGTGCTTCTTCGAcacattctttcctttcttcccATAAAAGATGCTGTTAAGACGAGTGTACTTTCTAAAAGATGGGAATTCCTCTGGACTAGTAATCCCAATCTTGATTTTGGAGAACATTTGGCTGGTAAGAGAATGCTTCTCATGAATTTTGTGGAAAGAGTGCTTTATCTTCGGGACTCCTCTGATATAAAAGAATTCGTTCTTGATTTTGATGTGCAATTTGATGCATCTCGTGTCCAGTCATGGATAACTGCTGCAGTAAGGTGTAATGTTCAAATTTTGAGTATCCACATTAGGGACTTGAGAGGTCAATTTTCATTGCCTCGTTGTGTGTTTACTTGTGAGACACTGACAAGCTTGGTTCTTGCAATGCCATGTATCCTCAAAATTCCTCCTATAATCTGTTTCTCAAATCTAAAGGTCTTGAGTATCAAAAATGTTACATTTTCGGATGATTACACAACCCAGCAGCTTTTTTCTGGTCTGCAAGTCCTTGAGGTGTTGTATTTAATGGAATGCAGATGGGGGTGTCTCAAAGTTCTGAAGATTTCTGCCCCCAAGCTTCATTCTCTAACCATAACTGAAGCTAATATGGGGAAGCGGAACGAGGAATATTGTGAAGGTCTGAGTGATTGTGATGATCACCGTGATTTTGAAGGTTGTCGTATTACAATTTTTGGAGCTAatatcaaatgttttttttacatGGGTGAATTCTTCAATGAATATAGGTTCTATAACTCATTCTCACTAGAAAGGGCAAAAATTGATGTTACTCAGTCTAGTGATTCTTATTGTGATAAGAGGAGAAGACAAGTTGCTTACCGCATGCTTAAGGTTCTTAGAGGGCTCGCTAATGTAAAAGACCTAAGACTATACCAATTTGCAGATGGG GTTCTAACATATGCACCAGAACTTCTACCTACTATGCCTATCTTCAAAAACCTAAAGTATTTGGAATTGGAGTGGGGAGATATTAATTCTAAAGCACTATTGAAAATATTGCAAAACTCTCCCAATCTTGAGAAGCTGAAATTTTCAGAG ATTGATGAGTGCTTTGATTATGATAAAGATGATATACTATTGGATCCTATGCCGCCATGTTTCTTGTCCTCTCTCGAGGACATTGAAGTCGGTAATTATGATGGACTTGAGACTGAACTTGCTGCTGTAAAGATTTTACTCAAGAATGCAATTGCCTTGGACGAAATGGTTATAACTTTTAAAGAGTATAATGCAGGTAACTTCGAGATGCAAGAAAAACTCTACAAACAGTTAATAGATTTTCCTATAGGGTcacaaaattgtaaaatcatTTTGAAACTAGCTTTTCTTGAACATGTACTCTTCAGAAAAGCCTTTAATTCctgttttttttaa
- the LOC132171547 gene encoding putative F-box/FBD/LRR-repeat protein At1g78760 isoform X2 — translation MLLRRVYFLKDGNSSGLVIPILILENIWLSWITAAVRCNVQILSIHIRDLRGQFSLPRCVFTCETLTSLVLAMPCILKIPPIICFSNLKVLSIKNVTFSDDYTTQQLFSGLQVLEVLYLMECRWGCLKVLKISAPKLHSLTITEANMGKRNEEYCEGLSDCDDHRDFEGCRITIFGANIKCFFYMGEFFNEYRFYNSFSLERAKIDVTQSSDSYCDKRRRQVAYRMLKVLRGLANVKDLRLYQFADGVLTYAPELLPTMPIFKNLKYLELEWGDINSKALLKILQNSPNLEKLKFSEIDECFDYDKDDILLDPMPPCFLSSLEDIEVGNYDGLETELAAVKILLKNAIALDEMVITFKEYNAGNFEMQEKLYKQLIDFPIGSQNCKIILKLAFLEHVLFRKAFNSCFF, via the exons ATGCTGTTAAGACGAGTGTACTTTCTAAAAGATGGGAATTCCTCTGGACTAGTAATCCCAATCTTGATTTTGGAGAACATTTGGCTG TCATGGATAACTGCTGCAGTAAGGTGTAATGTTCAAATTTTGAGTATCCACATTAGGGACTTGAGAGGTCAATTTTCATTGCCTCGTTGTGTGTTTACTTGTGAGACACTGACAAGCTTGGTTCTTGCAATGCCATGTATCCTCAAAATTCCTCCTATAATCTGTTTCTCAAATCTAAAGGTCTTGAGTATCAAAAATGTTACATTTTCGGATGATTACACAACCCAGCAGCTTTTTTCTGGTCTGCAAGTCCTTGAGGTGTTGTATTTAATGGAATGCAGATGGGGGTGTCTCAAAGTTCTGAAGATTTCTGCCCCCAAGCTTCATTCTCTAACCATAACTGAAGCTAATATGGGGAAGCGGAACGAGGAATATTGTGAAGGTCTGAGTGATTGTGATGATCACCGTGATTTTGAAGGTTGTCGTATTACAATTTTTGGAGCTAatatcaaatgttttttttacatGGGTGAATTCTTCAATGAATATAGGTTCTATAACTCATTCTCACTAGAAAGGGCAAAAATTGATGTTACTCAGTCTAGTGATTCTTATTGTGATAAGAGGAGAAGACAAGTTGCTTACCGCATGCTTAAGGTTCTTAGAGGGCTCGCTAATGTAAAAGACCTAAGACTATACCAATTTGCAGATGGG GTTCTAACATATGCACCAGAACTTCTACCTACTATGCCTATCTTCAAAAACCTAAAGTATTTGGAATTGGAGTGGGGAGATATTAATTCTAAAGCACTATTGAAAATATTGCAAAACTCTCCCAATCTTGAGAAGCTGAAATTTTCAGAG ATTGATGAGTGCTTTGATTATGATAAAGATGATATACTATTGGATCCTATGCCGCCATGTTTCTTGTCCTCTCTCGAGGACATTGAAGTCGGTAATTATGATGGACTTGAGACTGAACTTGCTGCTGTAAAGATTTTACTCAAGAATGCAATTGCCTTGGACGAAATGGTTATAACTTTTAAAGAGTATAATGCAGGTAACTTCGAGATGCAAGAAAAACTCTACAAACAGTTAATAGATTTTCCTATAGGGTcacaaaattgtaaaatcatTTTGAAACTAGCTTTTCTTGAACATGTACTCTTCAGAAAAGCCTTTAATTCctgttttttttaa